A genomic stretch from Deinococcus cellulosilyticus NBRC 106333 = KACC 11606 includes:
- a CDS encoding alpha/beta hydrolase family protein, translated as MKRLLFGLLLLNACQRAPVQAEALQFPEPDGPYSVGRTEQQFQDPSRPEMFTKDPNDVRTLPVTYYYPVSGAKTLHPWVSGKVLDALVQSSGLDRTLLSRIQSYALREAPIAQGQFPLVVLSHGMGTTPYLNTTLAEEVASQGFIVAAVSHTHSALFAVTDAGTIYRSDAADTQVPDSPATDPIQITRALHEKSLRVQDIWAKDLQFLLRSIPEQSPLKDHLNTHFTALMGHSFGGATTMKISGQVQAAINLDGSLWGELKDHLNSTPSLVLVEEGTPREIQVPPQLEEIRPLIEITSIGNWQKAKASTSYAGYAEVKGSKHDNFTDLNVLGTLIPDLKESPLVSLGTADPLKTQNLINRMVVHFLKSVHAGKTPDLKALNLDAQFNFLYP; from the coding sequence ATGAAAAGGCTGCTTTTCGGTCTCCTGCTGCTGAACGCCTGCCAGAGGGCTCCTGTGCAGGCAGAAGCCCTGCAGTTCCCTGAGCCAGATGGACCGTACAGCGTTGGACGGACCGAACAGCAGTTTCAGGACCCTTCCCGACCAGAGATGTTCACGAAAGATCCCAATGACGTGCGGACCCTTCCTGTGACGTACTACTATCCAGTGTCTGGTGCAAAAACGCTGCATCCCTGGGTGTCCGGAAAAGTGCTGGATGCCCTGGTTCAGAGCAGTGGTCTGGACCGAACCCTGCTGTCCAGAATTCAGAGTTACGCCCTCAGAGAAGCCCCCATCGCTCAGGGACAGTTTCCGCTGGTGGTGCTCTCACACGGAATGGGAACCACCCCTTACCTGAACACCACCCTGGCAGAAGAGGTGGCAAGCCAGGGGTTCATTGTGGCGGCGGTCAGTCACACCCACAGTGCACTTTTTGCGGTCACAGATGCAGGGACCATCTACCGGAGTGATGCCGCAGACACCCAGGTGCCAGACTCACCCGCAACAGACCCCATTCAGATCACCCGTGCACTGCACGAAAAATCCCTGAGGGTTCAGGACATCTGGGCTAAAGACCTGCAGTTCCTGCTGAGGAGCATCCCTGAACAAAGCCCACTCAAGGATCACCTGAACACCCATTTCACTGCTCTGATGGGCCACTCTTTTGGTGGGGCCACCACCATGAAAATCTCCGGGCAGGTGCAGGCCGCAATCAATCTGGATGGGAGCCTGTGGGGAGAACTGAAAGACCACCTCAATTCCACCCCCTCCCTTGTCCTGGTTGAGGAGGGAACCCCGAGAGAGATTCAGGTGCCTCCCCAACTTGAAGAGATCCGGCCCCTGATTGAGATCACCAGCATCGGGAACTGGCAGAAAGCCAAAGCCTCCACCTCTTACGCAGGATACGCCGAGGTGAAGGGCAGCAAACACGACAACTTCACCGATCTGAATGTCCTGGGCACCCTGATTCCTGATCTGAAAGAAAGTCCTCTGGTGTCTCTGGGCACCGCAGACCCCCTGAAAACCCAGAACCTGATCAACCGCATGGTGGTTCATTTCCTGAAATCCGTTCACGCTGGGAAGACCCCGGACCTGAAAGCCTTAAATCTGGACGCGCAATTCAACTTCCTCTATCCATGA
- a CDS encoding response regulator transcription factor gives MRVLIIEDEKDLGELIQEHLEEYGYEVKWWGTGTGALEVFQAFHPDLVILDVMLPGVDGFTLCRKIRQESLTPIIMLTSRTEEADRIVGLELGADDYVAKPFSIRELVARARTQLRRQEALQSTAVVPVVSSITLLDCTLHPEERTVQVQGAPVDLTRREFDLLCHLMQRPGRVLTRDTLIEQVWGDDFDGFERTVDTHIKRLREKLGKDSEVAKAIQAVRGVGYRFQA, from the coding sequence ATGCGGGTGCTGATCATTGAAGACGAAAAAGACCTCGGGGAGCTCATTCAGGAGCACCTGGAAGAATACGGTTATGAAGTGAAATGGTGGGGCACTGGAACAGGGGCTCTGGAGGTCTTCCAGGCCTTTCATCCCGATCTGGTGATTCTGGACGTGATGCTGCCCGGAGTGGATGGATTCACCCTGTGCCGCAAGATCCGGCAGGAGAGCCTCACCCCGATCATCATGCTCACCTCCCGCACCGAAGAGGCAGACCGCATCGTGGGTCTGGAACTCGGTGCGGATGATTATGTGGCCAAGCCCTTTTCCATCCGGGAACTGGTGGCCCGTGCCCGCACGCAGCTTCGCAGGCAGGAAGCCCTGCAGAGCACTGCAGTCGTTCCAGTCGTTTCGTCCATCACCTTGCTGGATTGCACCTTGCACCCAGAGGAACGCACTGTGCAGGTTCAGGGCGCTCCTGTGGACCTGACCCGCAGGGAGTTTGACCTGCTCTGCCACCTGATGCAACGCCCCGGGCGGGTCCTCACGCGGGACACCCTGATTGAGCAGGTCTGGGGAGATGATTTCGATGGGTTCGAGCGCACCGTGGACACCCACATCAAACGCCTGAGGGAAAAACTCGGCAAGGACAGCGAGGTGGCAAAGGCCATTCAGGCGGTGCGGGGCGTGGGGTACCGTTTCCAGGCATGA
- a CDS encoding PAS domain S-box protein: MDPSRLEKDAPVLPDLRALGRAIRQSLTAQEVLDNVQRALTPLDAGGWLLLCSSRQTVLASTGHAPKGPLNLPDGGFAAAEVTQVLRTPWLLSLLPLGNCLLVAGSTPEAAPELAAVLEVMQPHLLVALQRMEQQKRPELRPEFMDTLFAHMQEGVAICDATGTLQTFNPALRHLHGGNSGAVSHAQWPEKFHLHTPDGSRMLTPEEVPLYRAWKGEVVDQALLLIRPPGLPDRYVQFQGGPVRSAQGELLGALVTGIDMTGTFQQEQQLHTQHRLIQHEHHARASSEHTLRYTSALLRISEALLEGNSPAEMGQAVLSESREILDALTANIYVTDPDHRELKLFSSLNVHASLEEKIRTFPLEGHNPVSEVARTGKPLIFSSKEALCEAYPDLLPLKEDIQGPVIVLLPLALREEVLGVLHFGFGPGRRLAEEEHSLMRNIAKQVAQALERTRLYQQQDRLIHQHQETLAMLQALMHNAPIGLAFLDDQLSFKMVNRPMARMLNSTIDDFLGARPTERFPLFGQLIEHQLKKVLDSGESLLNLEYSMPPGMGRPLQDWLVNYFPVRTPEGETLGIGATIQDITHQKASERILQESQLFREKIMQTAPVVIYLMDLQAQHIVYSNQHMAEVLGYTPQEVEHMSMRNMLSLVHHEDLAQTREVLSQMQDLQGGDVISLEARFRHKSGSWRWFFVKYTLFSRTEESLLVLGLALDITEQKQFQEALNESEQRFKDVSNSVPILIWMSDAQRNRTFFNRTWLEFTGSTTAESAGTGWTALVHPEDIERYLHIYHQNFEARTEFQIEYRLKRFDGQYRWILARGVPRFDLNGNFLGFIGGCIEMHDRKVAEEALKERETELQQVMNVQKRFVADAAHELRTPLTAIQGNLDILIRHPHIPEDEKKEIVQDVQREATRLGRLVNDMLQLARGDSGLAFKEEEVDLHRVLHSAFRDAERFSEDHHLELGKVENVTLYGDRDRLKQLLLILLENAVKYTPAGGTIRGTLVCSDSRAEVRISDNGIGIAEEDIPRVFERFYRVDKARQRSEDPGGTGLGLPIARWIVDQHGGKIWIESEVGKGTTVVVQLRAEPVT; this comes from the coding sequence ATGGACCCTTCCAGGCTTGAAAAGGATGCACCTGTACTGCCCGATTTGCGTGCCCTGGGACGGGCCATCCGGCAGAGCCTGACTGCACAAGAAGTGCTGGACAATGTACAGCGTGCCCTGACCCCTCTGGATGCAGGGGGGTGGCTTTTGCTGTGTTCCTCACGTCAGACGGTTCTGGCCTCGACAGGGCACGCTCCAAAAGGCCCCCTGAACCTCCCAGATGGAGGTTTTGCGGCAGCTGAAGTGACCCAGGTCCTCCGAACACCCTGGCTTCTCTCGTTGCTCCCTTTGGGCAACTGTCTACTTGTGGCAGGAAGCACCCCGGAAGCCGCCCCTGAGCTGGCAGCGGTCCTGGAGGTCATGCAACCGCACCTTCTGGTGGCCCTGCAACGCATGGAACAGCAGAAAAGGCCAGAGCTGCGGCCTGAATTTATGGACACCCTGTTCGCCCACATGCAAGAAGGTGTGGCCATCTGTGATGCCACAGGCACCCTGCAAACCTTCAATCCTGCCCTCAGGCACCTGCACGGGGGCAATTCCGGTGCAGTGTCCCATGCACAGTGGCCAGAGAAATTTCACCTGCACACTCCAGATGGCAGCCGCATGCTGACACCAGAAGAAGTGCCCCTCTACCGGGCCTGGAAAGGAGAGGTTGTGGACCAGGCCCTGCTGCTGATTCGACCTCCTGGATTGCCTGACCGCTACGTGCAATTTCAGGGGGGTCCAGTGCGGTCTGCGCAGGGTGAACTGCTGGGAGCTCTGGTGACCGGAATTGACATGACGGGCACCTTCCAGCAGGAACAGCAACTGCACACCCAGCACCGCCTGATCCAGCACGAGCACCACGCCCGGGCCAGCAGTGAGCACACGCTGAGGTACACCTCGGCCCTGCTGCGCATCTCTGAGGCCCTGCTGGAAGGCAACTCTCCAGCGGAGATGGGACAGGCGGTGCTGTCGGAGAGCAGAGAAATTCTCGACGCCCTCACTGCAAACATCTACGTCACCGACCCGGACCACAGGGAGTTGAAGCTGTTCTCCTCACTGAACGTCCATGCGAGCCTGGAAGAAAAGATCAGAACCTTCCCCCTGGAAGGTCACAATCCTGTTTCAGAAGTGGCCCGCACAGGCAAACCTCTGATTTTTTCCAGCAAAGAAGCCCTTTGTGAGGCCTATCCTGACCTGCTCCCCCTGAAAGAGGACATTCAGGGTCCGGTGATCGTGCTGCTGCCTCTGGCACTTCGAGAAGAGGTGCTGGGTGTGCTGCACTTCGGCTTTGGTCCCGGACGCAGACTGGCTGAAGAAGAGCATTCCCTGATGCGCAACATTGCAAAGCAGGTGGCCCAGGCCCTGGAGCGCACCCGCCTGTACCAGCAGCAGGATCGCCTGATCCACCAGCATCAGGAAACCCTCGCCATGCTGCAGGCCCTGATGCACAATGCACCCATCGGTCTGGCCTTCCTGGACGATCAGCTCTCTTTCAAGATGGTCAACCGTCCCATGGCCCGCATGCTGAACAGCACCATAGACGATTTCCTGGGGGCAAGGCCCACCGAGCGCTTCCCCCTTTTCGGGCAGCTGATCGAACACCAGTTGAAAAAAGTGCTGGACTCAGGCGAATCCCTGCTGAATCTGGAATACAGCATGCCCCCCGGGATGGGCAGGCCCCTTCAGGACTGGCTGGTCAATTATTTCCCTGTGCGCACCCCCGAAGGTGAGACCCTGGGGATTGGGGCCACCATCCAGGACATCACCCACCAGAAGGCTTCAGAGCGCATCCTGCAGGAATCGCAGCTGTTCCGGGAAAAGATCATGCAGACGGCCCCGGTGGTCATCTACCTGATGGATCTGCAGGCCCAGCACATTGTTTATTCCAACCAGCACATGGCAGAAGTGCTCGGGTACACCCCGCAGGAAGTGGAGCACATGTCCATGCGCAACATGCTCTCTCTGGTGCATCACGAAGACCTCGCACAGACACGTGAGGTGCTCTCCCAGATGCAGGACCTGCAAGGTGGAGATGTGATCAGCCTGGAAGCCCGCTTCCGGCACAAGAGTGGAAGCTGGCGCTGGTTTTTCGTGAAGTACACCCTGTTTTCCAGAACCGAAGAATCCCTGCTGGTGCTGGGGCTTGCCCTGGACATCACAGAACAAAAGCAGTTTCAGGAGGCCCTGAACGAGAGCGAACAGCGCTTCAAAGATGTGTCCAACAGCGTGCCCATCCTGATCTGGATGAGTGACGCACAACGCAACCGCACGTTCTTCAACCGCACCTGGCTGGAATTCACCGGAAGCACCACGGCAGAAAGCGCCGGAACTGGCTGGACCGCCCTGGTGCACCCCGAGGACATTGAACGATACCTGCACATTTACCACCAGAATTTTGAGGCCCGCACAGAATTCCAGATTGAATACCGACTGAAGCGCTTTGATGGACAGTACCGCTGGATTCTGGCCCGGGGCGTGCCACGCTTTGACCTGAATGGGAATTTTCTGGGATTCATCGGGGGCTGCATCGAGATGCATGACCGCAAGGTGGCCGAGGAAGCCCTGAAAGAGCGGGAAACCGAGTTGCAGCAGGTCATGAACGTCCAGAAACGCTTTGTGGCCGATGCTGCCCATGAGCTGAGGACCCCCCTGACGGCCATCCAGGGGAACCTTGACATTCTGATCCGGCACCCCCACATTCCAGAAGACGAGAAGAAGGAAATCGTGCAGGATGTGCAGCGTGAAGCCACCCGCCTGGGCCGACTGGTCAACGACATGTTGCAACTCGCCCGTGGGGACTCCGGCCTGGCCTTCAAGGAAGAGGAGGTGGACCTGCATCGGGTCCTGCATTCTGCCTTCAGGGATGCCGAGCGCTTCTCTGAAGACCACCATCTGGAACTGGGCAAGGTGGAAAATGTGACCCTTTACGGAGACCGGGACCGCCTGAAGCAACTGCTGCTGATCCTGCTGGAAAATGCAGTGAAATACACCCCTGCTGGTGGCACCATCAGAGGCACCCTGGTGTGCAGTGATTCCCGGGCAGAAGTGCGCATTTCAGACAATGGGATTGGCATTGCCGAAGAAGACATTCCCAGGGTCTTCGAGCGATTTTACCGGGTGGACAAAGCCAGACAGCGCAGTGAGGACCCTGGTGGTACAGGGCTTGGCCTCCCGATTGCCCGCTGGATTGTGGACCAGCACGGTGGAAAAATCTGGATTGAAAGTGAAGTGGGCAAAGGCACCACAGTGGTGGTGCAGCTTCGGGCAGAGCCTGTGACCTGA
- a CDS encoding GNAT family N-acetyltransferase — MLRNLTPEDRDTIKVWQEDYVAQHIAWWEEAYQTTAKNTPQMVAEKDWDELMQASAREDQHVMVYGEKPLGIIYGRIRQDPYLGLPIGQLSWIYVDPASRGLGVADQMIQGLLHWFTEQQVAGREVFVTAANLAAVRVYERNGFQVVDHRMLGPGK, encoded by the coding sequence ATGCTCCGAAACCTGACCCCAGAGGACCGTGACACCATCAAGGTGTGGCAGGAAGATTACGTGGCCCAGCACATTGCCTGGTGGGAAGAAGCCTACCAGACCACCGCGAAAAACACCCCTCAAATGGTGGCTGAAAAAGACTGGGATGAATTGATGCAGGCCAGTGCCCGTGAGGACCAGCATGTAATGGTGTATGGAGAAAAACCCCTGGGGATCATCTATGGCCGCATCAGGCAGGACCCTTACCTGGGCCTTCCCATTGGGCAACTCTCCTGGATTTATGTGGACCCCGCCAGCAGGGGCCTCGGGGTGGCCGATCAAATGATCCAGGGTTTGCTGCACTGGTTCACAGAGCAGCAGGTGGCTGGAAGGGAAGTGTTCGTGACCGCAGCCAACCTTGCTGCAGTGCGGGTGTATGAAAGGAACGGTTTTCAGGTGGTGGATCATCGCATGCTCGGGCCTGGCAAGTAA
- a CDS encoding YihY/virulence factor BrkB family protein → MKDTQPTGFKKVLPVFRDAFQAFKSDDVPTMAAALAYRTIFTIGPLLLLAVGIAGLFLSRTDIENSIQQQVASRFGTDALPGLMDFMNGTQSTGVGATVFGSLLLVWTASSLFVQIRDMINKIWEVEPEKTGLVKMIIGRLVAALLTIVLGVVIVAFLGLNVYLSVQADELFGGAVLLSMLLKLVSFLISIGIFTGLFMLLYRFLPSVHLDWEDVKFGAFMTAVLFVIGQYLISLYLAHFSPAGSFGAAGTLVVFILWVYLSGQIFFFGAEVTWAYSHRYGTLAEKEKVLVTQADAAVQSEMHPETKVVQERPATSLIMQVISGVAGLIGGIVITALTFPVAAAIGLTRAVKNQIRKHST, encoded by the coding sequence ATGAAAGACACGCAGCCCACCGGATTCAAAAAGGTGCTCCCGGTGTTCCGGGATGCTTTTCAGGCCTTCAAATCAGACGATGTGCCCACCATGGCAGCAGCACTGGCCTACCGCACGATTTTCACCATTGGCCCTCTCTTGCTGCTGGCAGTGGGGATTGCAGGCCTCTTCCTGAGCCGCACCGACATTGAAAACAGCATCCAGCAGCAGGTGGCTTCCCGATTCGGTACCGATGCCCTCCCTGGCCTGATGGACTTCATGAATGGCACGCAGAGCACGGGCGTGGGGGCCACAGTGTTTGGATCATTGTTGCTGGTCTGGACGGCTTCCAGCCTCTTTGTGCAGATCCGGGACATGATCAACAAGATCTGGGAGGTGGAACCCGAGAAGACTGGCCTGGTGAAAATGATCATTGGCCGTCTGGTGGCTGCCCTGTTGACCATTGTGCTTGGTGTGGTGATTGTGGCCTTCCTGGGTCTGAACGTTTACCTGTCTGTGCAGGCCGATGAGCTTTTTGGTGGGGCCGTGCTGCTCAGCATGCTCCTCAAGTTGGTCAGTTTCCTGATCAGCATTGGGATTTTCACGGGCCTGTTCATGCTGCTGTACCGTTTCCTGCCCAGTGTGCATCTGGACTGGGAAGATGTGAAGTTCGGGGCTTTCATGACGGCAGTGCTGTTCGTGATAGGACAGTACCTGATCAGTCTGTATCTGGCCCATTTTTCACCTGCAGGGAGTTTCGGGGCAGCCGGAACCCTGGTGGTCTTCATTTTGTGGGTGTACCTGAGTGGCCAGATCTTTTTCTTTGGAGCAGAAGTCACCTGGGCCTACAGCCACAGGTATGGCACCCTGGCAGAAAAAGAGAAGGTGCTGGTGACCCAGGCAGATGCTGCTGTTCAGTCGGAGATGCACCCGGAGACGAAAGTGGTTCAGGAACGACCTGCCACTTCGCTGATCATGCAGGTGATCAGTGGCGTTGCTGGTTTGATCGGAGGCATTGTCATCACAGCCCTGACGTTTCCCGTGGCGGCTGCCATTGGGCTCACCCGCGCGGTCAAAAACCAGATTCGCAAACACAGCACCTGA
- a CDS encoding DUF2382 domain-containing protein → MSDFKSSELQNNSDTRTDITPTENEQQIVVSAHPHLTASQESVTETEHHHEHRQRNIDQTVAFQSALEQDLKQKLVGTLELREEVPEVHILREKLGAVTVRRERRVREETVTVDLVTEVLVIETVSGQPSVKFLGVDLPVGQTMELEIYREEADVSKKVVRAEHIEIYKDQVVEQVSIPVELAREELVVDQHTHVVPSKSEDLDHSS, encoded by the coding sequence ATGTCAGATTTCAAATCTTCAGAACTGCAAAACAACAGCGACACCCGCACCGACATCACCCCCACCGAGAATGAGCAGCAAATCGTGGTCTCTGCCCATCCCCACCTGACTGCATCCCAGGAGTCCGTCACAGAAACCGAACACCATCATGAGCACAGGCAGCGCAACATCGACCAGACGGTGGCCTTTCAGAGTGCCCTGGAACAGGACCTGAAACAGAAACTGGTGGGCACCCTGGAACTCCGTGAAGAAGTCCCTGAAGTGCACATCCTGCGTGAAAAACTGGGTGCAGTGACCGTTCGTCGGGAACGCCGGGTGCGTGAGGAAACCGTCACGGTGGATCTGGTCACCGAAGTGCTGGTCATTGAGACGGTCTCTGGACAGCCCAGCGTGAAATTCCTGGGTGTGGACCTGCCCGTGGGACAGACCATGGAACTGGAAATCTACAGGGAAGAAGCTGACGTTTCCAAGAAAGTCGTTCGTGCTGAACACATCGAGATCTACAAGGATCAGGTGGTGGAGCAGGTCAGCATCCCTGTGGAACTGGCCCGGGAGGAACTGGTGGTGGACCAGCACACCCATGTGGTCCCTTCAAAAAGCGAGGACCTGGATCATTCTTCCTGA
- a CDS encoding SRPBCC family protein, with protein sequence MHAYQNSLIVQASPQEIWAQWVNPATWSSWDPEVVKASSESHLRIGTTGTLTTRDRGDRTFKVLLCDPSSSLMLAFQYNIGVEINIKRSWEKVSDGVRITQEVTLIGPMSALTLRLRRETFRAMTDTALSNLKQQLEGTASLQTAPRPQFT encoded by the coding sequence ATGCATGCTTACCAGAACAGCCTGATTGTCCAGGCCTCACCTCAGGAGATCTGGGCACAATGGGTGAATCCTGCCACCTGGTCCAGCTGGGACCCTGAGGTTGTAAAGGCTTCCAGTGAGTCGCATCTGCGCATCGGGACCACAGGAACACTCACCACGCGCGACCGGGGAGACCGGACCTTCAAAGTGCTCCTTTGTGATCCCTCTTCCAGCCTGATGCTGGCGTTTCAATATAACATTGGAGTAGAGATCAACATCAAAAGGAGCTGGGAGAAAGTTTCCGACGGCGTCAGGATCACCCAGGAGGTCACGCTGATCGGTCCCATGTCTGCCCTGACCCTGCGTCTGCGCCGCGAGACCTTCCGTGCCATGACCGACACGGCCCTCTCCAATCTCAAGCAGCAACTGGAAGGGACAGCTTCCCTCCAGACCGCCCCCAGGCCCCAATTCACCTGA
- a CDS encoding serine hydrolase domain-containing protein: protein MKRILMLTSLLTCGFLSSGALAQEAPTPPDYPGIVEAFAEARGFMGTVILEHDQKLLFRKSVGKADLEGPLSFVNRSVFPIGSLTKSFTAAAILKLQEDGKLNVTDTLSKFLPDFPGGEKITLQHLLTHTSGIGGLQDIENFDNVQRHALTLDQTIALFSSKPAHFEPGARFEYSNAGYLLLSKVVEVTSGQPFPLYVQSQILQPLGFKSTGFPTRTGIIPRLVKGYLFDGTTHQKAPYVDPELPSGGGGMASTGPELVRWLPLLLSGKVLKPETVQELITPRVPVGEGIHYAYGLQVGSQDGRDVVLHGGIISGHHALTLYFPKEKLSLLILSNVENAPVEELGKTLEKAHFGEPYTLPQKKTFVEVDPAVLQKHLGTYTLPDIGLTLTVVLKDGQLMMQDPAGNLYPLRAENANTFYQGEAGIQIRFTEDGNIELIDGGQTVPGKRVQP, encoded by the coding sequence ATGAAAAGGATTCTGATGCTGACTTCGCTTTTGACTTGTGGGTTTCTGTCCTCTGGTGCCCTTGCCCAGGAAGCCCCAACACCTCCCGATTACCCTGGCATTGTTGAGGCGTTCGCAGAGGCCCGTGGTTTCATGGGCACGGTGATTCTGGAACACGACCAGAAACTGCTCTTCAGAAAATCTGTGGGGAAAGCGGACCTTGAAGGGCCCCTGTCTTTTGTGAACCGCTCTGTTTTTCCCATCGGGTCCCTGACCAAGAGCTTCACTGCTGCGGCCATCCTCAAGTTGCAGGAAGATGGGAAACTGAACGTCACCGACACCTTGAGCAAATTCCTGCCTGATTTTCCTGGAGGGGAGAAAATCACCCTGCAGCACCTGCTCACCCACACTTCAGGCATTGGTGGGCTGCAGGACATCGAGAACTTTGACAACGTGCAACGGCATGCCCTGACCCTGGACCAGACCATTGCCCTGTTCAGCAGCAAGCCTGCCCATTTTGAGCCCGGTGCCCGTTTTGAGTACAGCAATGCTGGGTATCTGCTGCTCAGCAAAGTGGTGGAGGTCACGTCAGGACAGCCTTTTCCACTGTATGTGCAGAGCCAGATTCTGCAACCTCTGGGCTTCAAAAGCACAGGTTTTCCCACCCGGACAGGCATCATTCCCCGTCTGGTGAAAGGGTACCTCTTTGATGGCACCACTCACCAGAAGGCCCCTTATGTGGACCCAGAGTTGCCCTCTGGAGGGGGAGGCATGGCTTCCACAGGGCCAGAACTTGTACGGTGGCTTCCCCTCTTGCTCTCAGGCAAGGTGCTCAAACCTGAAACGGTGCAGGAACTCATCACGCCCAGGGTCCCTGTGGGCGAGGGCATCCATTACGCATATGGTCTTCAGGTGGGCTCCCAGGACGGCAGAGACGTGGTGCTGCACGGAGGAATCATCAGCGGGCACCACGCTCTGACCCTGTACTTCCCGAAAGAGAAACTCAGTCTATTGATCCTGTCCAATGTGGAAAACGCCCCTGTGGAGGAACTGGGCAAGACCCTGGAGAAAGCCCACTTTGGCGAGCCCTACACCCTGCCCCAGAAAAAGACTTTCGTTGAAGTGGACCCTGCAGTGCTGCAGAAACACCTGGGAACCTACACCCTGCCAGACATCGGCCTGACCCTGACGGTGGTGCTCAAAGACGGTCAATTGATGATGCAGGACCCTGCGGGCAACCTCTACCCCCTGAGAGCAGAAAACGCCAACACCTTCTATCAGGGAGAAGCAGGAATCCAGATCCGGTTCACGGAAGACGGAAACATCGAATTGATCGATGGGGGTCAGACGGTTCCAGGGAAGAGGGTGCAGCCATGA
- a CDS encoding sensor histidine kinase, translating into MKGFWRKKRAPLSIQGTLRRSFFRVTLMSTVVLFMLLSVPPLIGRLLQSTLEEHLQVVQQDASSIISLLKNLPLEQQAEVLEGLNSGQMQLLKKDSPQNAGQIYIGAFQVDVFTQNDQVTLIDHGRVIWSQGLQKGPVPEGWKPHLQTSHAVTFQEQDPQVIRRLLKDVPAWVSQSLNAATLITPLGREQFLAVTAFQPRSEILTAVMVLLYLVILLTWAFLIALPATLGSVVVSSVYAGREARTLSRPIEALSKVARSIAAGNLKTRVEPQGPRELQDLARDINTISENLSRSMQQLQDALDHQKDFLQSISHDLRTPLSHILAFSEDLSHRLEQEAHLKKARIIHREALALGRMVDDLFDLLRFEHPGFRLQLQAVQLDTVVTSCALSFAKQAQEKGIRLFVLPAEPLLVQADPDRLRQVLSNLINNALQHTPEGGNISLTVQRKDGQAEVQVQDTGSGISPEHLPHVFERFYRAEASRAERHAGLGLTISRELIQRMQGSITVNSVKGEGSTFSVFLPISPGNSPQV; encoded by the coding sequence ATGAAGGGATTCTGGCGAAAAAAGCGTGCTCCCCTTTCCATTCAGGGGACCCTGCGCAGGTCCTTTTTCCGGGTGACCCTGATGTCCACGGTGGTGCTGTTCATGCTGCTGAGCGTGCCTCCACTGATTGGACGTCTGCTGCAGTCCACCCTTGAAGAGCATCTGCAGGTGGTGCAGCAGGACGCCAGCAGCATCATTTCCCTCCTGAAGAACCTCCCGCTGGAACAGCAAGCAGAGGTGCTGGAAGGACTCAACAGCGGCCAGATGCAACTCCTCAAAAAAGACTCTCCGCAGAATGCCGGTCAGATCTACATTGGTGCTTTTCAGGTGGATGTGTTCACCCAGAACGATCAGGTGACCCTGATCGACCATGGACGGGTGATCTGGAGCCAGGGCCTCCAGAAAGGTCCGGTCCCCGAGGGATGGAAACCGCACCTTCAGACCTCACATGCCGTCACTTTTCAGGAACAGGACCCGCAGGTGATCCGCAGGCTGCTCAAAGATGTTCCAGCCTGGGTGTCCCAGAGCCTCAATGCAGCGACGCTCATCACCCCACTGGGCAGGGAGCAGTTTCTGGCGGTCACTGCATTCCAGCCCCGCTCGGAAATTCTCACTGCCGTGATGGTCCTGCTGTATCTGGTGATTCTGCTGACGTGGGCCTTTCTGATTGCCCTCCCTGCAACACTGGGATCAGTGGTGGTTTCGTCGGTGTATGCAGGACGGGAGGCCCGCACGCTCAGCAGGCCCATTGAAGCCCTGTCTAAAGTGGCCCGCAGCATCGCTGCAGGAAACCTGAAAACCCGGGTGGAACCGCAGGGACCCCGCGAACTGCAGGACCTGGCCCGGGACATCAACACCATCAGCGAGAACCTGTCCCGCAGCATGCAGCAATTGCAAGATGCGCTGGACCACCAGAAAGATTTCCTGCAGAGCATTTCGCACGATCTGAGAACGCCCCTCAGTCACATTCTGGCCTTCAGTGAGGACCTCTCACACCGTCTGGAGCAGGAGGCCCACCTGAAAAAAGCCCGCATCATCCACCGGGAAGCCCTGGCACTGGGACGCATGGTGGATGACCTGTTCGACCTGTTGCGTTTTGAGCACCCCGGGTTTCGACTCCAGTTGCAGGCTGTTCAGCTGGACACGGTGGTGACTTCCTGTGCCCTTTCTTTTGCAAAACAGGCCCAGGAGAAGGGCATCAGGTTGTTCGTTCTGCCCGCTGAGCCCCTGCTGGTGCAGGCCGATCCAGACAGATTGAGGCAGGTGCTCTCGAACCTGATCAACAATGCCCTGCAGCACACCCCGGAAGGGGGCAACATCAGCCTGACCGTTCAGCGCAAAGATGGGCAGGCAGAGGTTCAGGTGCAGGACACGGGAAGTGGCATTTCACCAGAGCACCTCCCACATGTCTTTGAGCGGTTTTACCGTGCAGAGGCCAGTCGCGCAGAACGCCATGCCGGGCTCGGGCTCACCATCTCGCGTGAGCTCATTCAGCGCATGCAGGGCAGCATCACGGTCAACAGCGTGAAAGGGGAGGGCAGCACCTTCTCCGTTTTTTTGCCTATATCCCCTGGGAATTCACCTCAGGTATGA